One region of Cottoperca gobio chromosome 19, fCotGob3.1, whole genome shotgun sequence genomic DNA includes:
- the LOC115024472 gene encoding cytohesin-1-like isoform X1: MVLKSEDGVVPDDLSPEERQELESIRHRKQELLQDIQRLKDEIAEVTNEIENLGLTEERKSMQRNKQMAMGRKKFNMDPKKGIRFLIDSSLLKNTSNDIAQFLYKGEGLNKTAIGDYLGERDDFNIEVLHAFLELHEFTDLNLVQALRQFLWSFRLPGEAQKIDRMMEAFALRYCRCNPGVFQSTDTCYVLSFAVIMLNTSLHNPNVKDKPSVQRFTAMNRGINDGGDLPEDLLRNLFDSIKNEPFKIPEDDGNDLTHTFFNPDREGWLLKLGGGRVKTWKRRWFILTDNCLYYFEYTTDKEPRGIIPLENLSIREVDDSKKPNCFELFISDHRDQVIKACKTEADGRVVEGNHTFYRISAPTAEEKEEWINSIKAAISKDPFYEMLAARKKKVSSLKGL, encoded by the exons ATGGTTTTAAAGTCGGAAGATGGAGTTG TGCCTGATGACCTCAGtccagaggagagacaggagctGGAAAGCATCCGCCACAGAAAACAAGAGCTACTGCAGGACATACAA AGGCTGAAGGATGAGATAGCAGAGGTGACCAATGAGATTGAAAACCTGGGCCTGACTGAAGAGAG GAAAAGCATGCAGAGGAATAAACAGATGGCCATGGGCCGAAAGAAGTTCAACATGGACCCCAAGAAG GGGATTCGCTTCTTGATTGACAGCTCCCTGCTGAAAAACACCAGCAATGACATCGCCCAGTTTCTCTACAAGGGTGAGGGGCTTAATAAAACCGCTATCGGCGACTACCTAGGGGAGAG agatgaCTTCAACATCGAGGTTCTGCATGCCTTCCTGGAGTTGCACGAGTTCACAGACTTGAACCTGGTTCAGGCTCTCAGGCAGTTCCTGTGGAGCTTCAGGCTGCCCGGGGAGGCTCAGAAGATCGACCGCATGATGGAGGCGTTCGCCCTGCGATACTGTCGCTGTAACCCCGGAGTGTTTCAGAGCACAG ATACCTGTTATGTGTTATCGTTCGCTGTGATCATGTTGAACACCAGCTTGCACAACCCTAACGTGAAGGACAAACCCTCGGTTCAGAGATTCACGGCGATGAACAGAGGCATCAATGATGGAGGAGATCTGCCGGAGGATCTACTCAGG AACTTGTTCGACAGCATCAAGAACGAACCCTTTAAGATCCCAGAGGATGATGGGAAcgacctcacacacaccttcttcAACCCCGACAGAGAAGGATGGCTGCTTAAACTCGG AGGTGGACGAGTTAAGACCTGGAAGAGACGCTGGTTCATTCTCACAGATAACTGCCTCTACTACTTTGAATACACGACT GATAAAGAACCCAGAGGAATTATTCCACTGGAAAACCTGAGTATCAGAGAAGTGGATGACTCCAAGAAACCA AACTGTTTCGAGCTCTTCATCTCGGACCACAGAGATCAGGTGATCAAAGCCTGCAAGACAGAGGCCGACGGACGCGTCGTCGAGGGAAACCACACTTTTTACAGAATCTCCGCTCCGACcgcagaggagaaggaggaatgGATCAACAGCATCAA agccGCCATCAGCAAAGATCCGTTCTACGAGATGCTGGCTGCTCGGAAGAAGAAGGTCTCGTCGCTGAAGGGGCTGTAG
- the LOC115024472 gene encoding cytohesin-1-like isoform X2 translates to MLPDDLSPEERQELESIRHRKQELLQDIQRLKDEIAEVTNEIENLGLTEERKSMQRNKQMAMGRKKFNMDPKKGIRFLIDSSLLKNTSNDIAQFLYKGEGLNKTAIGDYLGERDDFNIEVLHAFLELHEFTDLNLVQALRQFLWSFRLPGEAQKIDRMMEAFALRYCRCNPGVFQSTDTCYVLSFAVIMLNTSLHNPNVKDKPSVQRFTAMNRGINDGGDLPEDLLRNLFDSIKNEPFKIPEDDGNDLTHTFFNPDREGWLLKLGGGRVKTWKRRWFILTDNCLYYFEYTTDKEPRGIIPLENLSIREVDDSKKPNCFELFISDHRDQVIKACKTEADGRVVEGNHTFYRISAPTAEEKEEWINSIKAAISKDPFYEMLAARKKKVSSLKGL, encoded by the exons ATGT TGCCTGATGACCTCAGtccagaggagagacaggagctGGAAAGCATCCGCCACAGAAAACAAGAGCTACTGCAGGACATACAA AGGCTGAAGGATGAGATAGCAGAGGTGACCAATGAGATTGAAAACCTGGGCCTGACTGAAGAGAG GAAAAGCATGCAGAGGAATAAACAGATGGCCATGGGCCGAAAGAAGTTCAACATGGACCCCAAGAAG GGGATTCGCTTCTTGATTGACAGCTCCCTGCTGAAAAACACCAGCAATGACATCGCCCAGTTTCTCTACAAGGGTGAGGGGCTTAATAAAACCGCTATCGGCGACTACCTAGGGGAGAG agatgaCTTCAACATCGAGGTTCTGCATGCCTTCCTGGAGTTGCACGAGTTCACAGACTTGAACCTGGTTCAGGCTCTCAGGCAGTTCCTGTGGAGCTTCAGGCTGCCCGGGGAGGCTCAGAAGATCGACCGCATGATGGAGGCGTTCGCCCTGCGATACTGTCGCTGTAACCCCGGAGTGTTTCAGAGCACAG ATACCTGTTATGTGTTATCGTTCGCTGTGATCATGTTGAACACCAGCTTGCACAACCCTAACGTGAAGGACAAACCCTCGGTTCAGAGATTCACGGCGATGAACAGAGGCATCAATGATGGAGGAGATCTGCCGGAGGATCTACTCAGG AACTTGTTCGACAGCATCAAGAACGAACCCTTTAAGATCCCAGAGGATGATGGGAAcgacctcacacacaccttcttcAACCCCGACAGAGAAGGATGGCTGCTTAAACTCGG AGGTGGACGAGTTAAGACCTGGAAGAGACGCTGGTTCATTCTCACAGATAACTGCCTCTACTACTTTGAATACACGACT GATAAAGAACCCAGAGGAATTATTCCACTGGAAAACCTGAGTATCAGAGAAGTGGATGACTCCAAGAAACCA AACTGTTTCGAGCTCTTCATCTCGGACCACAGAGATCAGGTGATCAAAGCCTGCAAGACAGAGGCCGACGGACGCGTCGTCGAGGGAAACCACACTTTTTACAGAATCTCCGCTCCGACcgcagaggagaaggaggaatgGATCAACAGCATCAA agccGCCATCAGCAAAGATCCGTTCTACGAGATGCTGGCTGCTCGGAAGAAGAAGGTCTCGTCGCTGAAGGGGCTGTAG
- the LOC115024472 gene encoding cytohesin-1-like isoform X3 has protein sequence MSTKVTSLNILFFPTNSPKPKHIKFTMIKTQNKRRTSSHKRGCNQRIWGIRFLIDSSLLKNTSNDIAQFLYKGEGLNKTAIGDYLGERDDFNIEVLHAFLELHEFTDLNLVQALRQFLWSFRLPGEAQKIDRMMEAFALRYCRCNPGVFQSTDTCYVLSFAVIMLNTSLHNPNVKDKPSVQRFTAMNRGINDGGDLPEDLLRNLFDSIKNEPFKIPEDDGNDLTHTFFNPDREGWLLKLGGGRVKTWKRRWFILTDNCLYYFEYTTDKEPRGIIPLENLSIREVDDSKKPNCFELFISDHRDQVIKACKTEADGRVVEGNHTFYRISAPTAEEKEEWINSIKAAISKDPFYEMLAARKKKVSSLKGL, from the exons atgtcaaccaaggtgacgtctttaaatatcttgttttttccaaccaacagcccaaaacccaaacatattaagtttacaatgataaaaacacagaacaaaagAAGAACATCCTCACATAAGAGAGGCTGCAACCAGAGAATTTGG GGGATTCGCTTCTTGATTGACAGCTCCCTGCTGAAAAACACCAGCAATGACATCGCCCAGTTTCTCTACAAGGGTGAGGGGCTTAATAAAACCGCTATCGGCGACTACCTAGGGGAGAG agatgaCTTCAACATCGAGGTTCTGCATGCCTTCCTGGAGTTGCACGAGTTCACAGACTTGAACCTGGTTCAGGCTCTCAGGCAGTTCCTGTGGAGCTTCAGGCTGCCCGGGGAGGCTCAGAAGATCGACCGCATGATGGAGGCGTTCGCCCTGCGATACTGTCGCTGTAACCCCGGAGTGTTTCAGAGCACAG ATACCTGTTATGTGTTATCGTTCGCTGTGATCATGTTGAACACCAGCTTGCACAACCCTAACGTGAAGGACAAACCCTCGGTTCAGAGATTCACGGCGATGAACAGAGGCATCAATGATGGAGGAGATCTGCCGGAGGATCTACTCAGG AACTTGTTCGACAGCATCAAGAACGAACCCTTTAAGATCCCAGAGGATGATGGGAAcgacctcacacacaccttcttcAACCCCGACAGAGAAGGATGGCTGCTTAAACTCGG AGGTGGACGAGTTAAGACCTGGAAGAGACGCTGGTTCATTCTCACAGATAACTGCCTCTACTACTTTGAATACACGACT GATAAAGAACCCAGAGGAATTATTCCACTGGAAAACCTGAGTATCAGAGAAGTGGATGACTCCAAGAAACCA AACTGTTTCGAGCTCTTCATCTCGGACCACAGAGATCAGGTGATCAAAGCCTGCAAGACAGAGGCCGACGGACGCGTCGTCGAGGGAAACCACACTTTTTACAGAATCTCCGCTCCGACcgcagaggagaaggaggaatgGATCAACAGCATCAA agccGCCATCAGCAAAGATCCGTTCTACGAGATGCTGGCTGCTCGGAAGAAGAAGGTCTCGTCGCTGAAGGGGCTGTAG
- the LOC115024472 gene encoding cytohesin-1-like isoform X4, whose amino-acid sequence MIKTQNKRRTSSHKRGCNQRIWGIRFLIDSSLLKNTSNDIAQFLYKGEGLNKTAIGDYLGERDDFNIEVLHAFLELHEFTDLNLVQALRQFLWSFRLPGEAQKIDRMMEAFALRYCRCNPGVFQSTDTCYVLSFAVIMLNTSLHNPNVKDKPSVQRFTAMNRGINDGGDLPEDLLRNLFDSIKNEPFKIPEDDGNDLTHTFFNPDREGWLLKLGGGRVKTWKRRWFILTDNCLYYFEYTTDKEPRGIIPLENLSIREVDDSKKPNCFELFISDHRDQVIKACKTEADGRVVEGNHTFYRISAPTAEEKEEWINSIKAAISKDPFYEMLAARKKKVSSLKGL is encoded by the exons atgataaaaacacagaacaaaagAAGAACATCCTCACATAAGAGAGGCTGCAACCAGAGAATTTGG GGGATTCGCTTCTTGATTGACAGCTCCCTGCTGAAAAACACCAGCAATGACATCGCCCAGTTTCTCTACAAGGGTGAGGGGCTTAATAAAACCGCTATCGGCGACTACCTAGGGGAGAG agatgaCTTCAACATCGAGGTTCTGCATGCCTTCCTGGAGTTGCACGAGTTCACAGACTTGAACCTGGTTCAGGCTCTCAGGCAGTTCCTGTGGAGCTTCAGGCTGCCCGGGGAGGCTCAGAAGATCGACCGCATGATGGAGGCGTTCGCCCTGCGATACTGTCGCTGTAACCCCGGAGTGTTTCAGAGCACAG ATACCTGTTATGTGTTATCGTTCGCTGTGATCATGTTGAACACCAGCTTGCACAACCCTAACGTGAAGGACAAACCCTCGGTTCAGAGATTCACGGCGATGAACAGAGGCATCAATGATGGAGGAGATCTGCCGGAGGATCTACTCAGG AACTTGTTCGACAGCATCAAGAACGAACCCTTTAAGATCCCAGAGGATGATGGGAAcgacctcacacacaccttcttcAACCCCGACAGAGAAGGATGGCTGCTTAAACTCGG AGGTGGACGAGTTAAGACCTGGAAGAGACGCTGGTTCATTCTCACAGATAACTGCCTCTACTACTTTGAATACACGACT GATAAAGAACCCAGAGGAATTATTCCACTGGAAAACCTGAGTATCAGAGAAGTGGATGACTCCAAGAAACCA AACTGTTTCGAGCTCTTCATCTCGGACCACAGAGATCAGGTGATCAAAGCCTGCAAGACAGAGGCCGACGGACGCGTCGTCGAGGGAAACCACACTTTTTACAGAATCTCCGCTCCGACcgcagaggagaaggaggaatgGATCAACAGCATCAA agccGCCATCAGCAAAGATCCGTTCTACGAGATGCTGGCTGCTCGGAAGAAGAAGGTCTCGTCGCTGAAGGGGCTGTAG